A window of Vigna unguiculata cultivar IT97K-499-35 chromosome 4, ASM411807v1, whole genome shotgun sequence contains these coding sequences:
- the LOC114181056 gene encoding uncharacterized protein LOC114181056: MDGGDVWSVAACSDANAASHVNRIMLRFRPIAPKPVAGSSSAAVAGGGGEVSQSSQVSVLGKRPKRKYVRIRRNSGYVRKNSSNNVNGNGNDIDKSSDVAVVTLQLMPEKEAPGGNSAAGDSWCKNVDLDLTVEKIQIVQNRNPKAPCATAEERRGGKGSDLVAAGKVAESWVTVESVISTCMGDGGGGLGCTDAEKVRTLESDTCPGFVCDGSLRVRWVNEAYKRMVASEDIVVWLKVKDTASAAWWCYSHPAFTCGVRLQYTWRNEKCTKMVPCDVWRLDCGGFAWRLDVKAALSLGL, translated from the coding sequence ATGGACGGTGGAGATGTCTGGAGCGTGGCCGCCTGTTCAGACGCCAACGCCGCTTCTCACGTCAACAGAATAATGCTCCGCTTCCGCCCGATCGCGCCCAAGCCAGTGGCCGGAAGTTCCTCGGCCGCCGTCGCAGGCGGCGGAGGAGAGGTAAGCCAGAGTAGCCAGGTGTCAGTCCTCGGGAAGAGACCGAAAAGGAAGTACGTTAGGATTCGGAGAAACAGTGGATACGTGAGAAAGAATAGTAGTAATAACGTTAACGGTAACGGTAACGACATCGATAAGTCGTCGGACGTAGCGGTTGTGACGTTGCAGTTGATGCCGGAGAAGGAAGCGCCGGGAGGAAACTCGGCGGCCGGAGATTCGTGGTGTAAGAACGTCGATCTTGACCTAACGGTGGAGAAGATTCAGATCGTGCAGAATCGGAATCCGAAGGCGCCGTGTGCGACGGCGGAGGAAAGGAGGGGAGGCAAGGGTTCAGATCTTGTTGCGGCGGGGAAGGTGGCGGAGTCGTGGGTGACGGTGGAGAGCGTGATAAGCACGTGCATGGGAGATGGAGGAGGAGGGTTAGGTTGTACGGACGCGGAGAAGGTGAGGACCTTAGAGAGTGACACGTGTCCAGGGTTTGTGTGCGACGGAAGCTTGAGGGTGCGGTGGGTGAATGAGGCGTACAAGAGGATGGTGGCGAGCGAGGATATCGTGGTGTGGTTGAAGGTGAAGGATACCGCTAGTGCTGCCTGGTGGTGCTATTCTCACCCGGCGTTCACCTGCGGGGTGAGATTGCAGTACACGTGGCGGAACGAGAAGTGCACGAAGATGGTGCCGTGTGATGTTTGGAGATTGGACTGTGGGGGGTTTGCATGGAGGCTAGACGTGAAAGCTGCGCTGAGTTTGGGTctctga